Proteins found in one Solitalea lacus genomic segment:
- a CDS encoding PorP/SprF family type IX secretion system membrane protein: MKNIKYKKCIYLMTMLLSLGITLPVMAQRSLVPAQYFFNQYLGNAAMAGADSSLNIMLSYNKQYDDMPGAPVNSLLSADYYLGKRVGLGLNVFNQKAGLLNQTRVALSYAYHLPVAEGQRLSFGISAAVVNNSLPLSDVDGDQEDPSLLDYNSRGSYVDGDFGLAYTVKGLNVQASLPTIRNYIVKEVYHTVDRPTLFTSASYKFNFGKEFNSVEPKLCYTQIKGNSDLWDFGLEARCANNLASIQTIYHSSSNYTVGLGIDAWSRFKIMAFYTSETKDTRRYTDGNLSLNLRVLLHKTK, from the coding sequence ATGAAAAATATAAAATATAAAAAGTGTATTTACCTAATGACAATGCTGTTGTCATTAGGTATTACCTTGCCGGTAATGGCACAAAGGAGCTTAGTTCCAGCTCAATATTTCTTTAATCAATACCTGGGTAATGCGGCAATGGCTGGAGCTGATTCCAGTTTGAATATTATGTTGTCGTATAATAAACAATACGATGATATGCCTGGCGCTCCCGTTAATTCGCTGTTAAGTGCAGACTATTATTTAGGGAAAAGGGTAGGTTTGGGCTTAAATGTGTTTAATCAAAAAGCCGGCCTGCTGAATCAAACCCGTGTAGCCCTATCATATGCCTACCACTTGCCTGTAGCTGAGGGACAGCGGTTGAGTTTTGGTATTTCAGCCGCCGTGGTTAATAATAGCTTACCCTTAAGTGATGTAGATGGTGATCAGGAAGATCCGTCGCTGTTGGACTATAACTCCAGAGGGTCATATGTTGATGGTGATTTCGGGCTAGCATATACAGTTAAAGGATTGAATGTACAAGCTTCTCTACCAACCATTCGGAACTATATTGTTAAAGAGGTATATCATACAGTGGATCGTCCTACGCTTTTTACTTCGGCTTCGTATAAATTTAATTTTGGTAAAGAGTTTAACAGTGTAGAGCCAAAGTTGTGTTATACTCAAATCAAAGGTAATAGCGACCTTTGGGATTTTGGATTAGAAGCTCGTTGTGCCAATAATTTAGCTTCAATTCAGACTATTTATCATAGCTCATCAAACTACACAGTGGGTTTAGGGATAGATGCATGGTCGCGCTTTAAAATAATGGCATTTTATACATCTGAAACGAAAGATACTAGACGTTATACAGATGGAAACCTGTCGTTAAATCTCAGGGTGTTACTGCACAAGACGAAATAG